GGTAAATCTCGTTTGCAATCTTTACCCGGTGTGGTGCCAGGTAAATACGATCGTCCACAAGGTTGCTTGTTAAATCCACGTTGTCCGTATGCGACCGATCTTTGTCGAACAGTTGAACCAGAATTACGTCACGTAAGAAATCGACAAGTAAAATGTCACACCCCATTAAATGCCCAAGGAGAACCAAGCAATGTCTAATGTCGCACAAGAGAATGCTCCATTGCTCAATGCTATCGGGCTGAAAAAATATTACCCAGTGAAAAAAGGAATGTTTGCGAAAACACAGCAAGTGAAAGCGTTAGATGGGGTGTCTTTTTCTTTAGAACGTGGTAAAACCCTTGCAGTGGTTGGGGAGTCTGGTTGTGGGAAATCCACACTTGGTCGTCTTTTAACCATGATAGAAGAACCTACTGAAGGTGAATTGTATTACAACGGGCAAAACTTCTTAGTGAATGATCACGAAACGAAAGCATTGCGTCGTCAGAAAATCCAAATCGTGTTTCAAAACCCTTACGCATCACTGAACCCGCGTAAGAAGATTGGCACAATTTTGGAAGAGCCCCTAGTCATTAATACCAGTCTATCGGCTAAAGAACGTAAAGAAAAAGTATTGTCCATGATGGCAAAAGTGGGGTTGCGTGCCGAGTTTTATAATCGCTATCCACATATGTTTTCAGGTGGGCAACGTCAGCGTATCGCGATTGCTCGTGGTTTAATGCTTAATCCTGATGTGGTTGTAGCGGATGAACCCGTTTCTGCGTTAGACGTATCCGTTCGTGCGCAAGTGCTGAATTTGATGATGGATTTGCAAGCAGAGCTTGGTTTATCTTACGTATTTATTTCCCATGATCTTTCGGTGGTTGAGCATATTGCTGATGAGGTGATGGTGATGTATTTAGGCCGCTGTGTTGAAATGGGCACAAAAGCACAAATCTTTAATAATCCTCAGCACCCTTATACACAAGCGTTGCTTTCAGCGACACCAAGATTATCGCCTGAATTACGTCGTCAGCGGATTAAATTAAAGGGCGAATTACCAAGCCCGATTAATCCACCAAAAGGTTGTGCATTTAATCCACGTTGTTGGAAAGCGACCGATAAATGTCGAAATGAACAGCCTAAATTGGAAAAATATCCTGATGGTAAGTTAATTGCTTGTTTCCATCTCGATTAGAAAGAGAAAAGAAAATGACCGCACTTGAGTAAGTGCGGTCATTTTTTAGGCATTTTGAGTACGATAGCGGAAATTAAAGAAGACAAAGATGCCGAGTGCAATCATCGCTAATGCTGCGCCACTAAAGCCTATATATTCAAGACCAATGTGACGTGTTATTTGGTTACCAAATAGTGCGCCTGCACCAATACCTGCATTAAAAATACCTGAATAAATGGCGCTCGCTACGTCTGTTGCATCGGGCGCAAGTTGCAGTACACGCATTTGTAATGCGAGTCCGATACAAGAGATTCCTATACCCCAAACAAAGGCCAAGGCAAACATTGTTGCGGTATAACCTGCCGAAGTAAGCATAAAGCCTAAGGAAATAGCTAATAACAGAATTGCATGGATAATAAATTGTGTGGCGCCAAAACGGTATAATCGGTTAAAAATCACACTCGCTGTCACACCTGAAATACCAAAAACTAAAAGAATCATCGTGGTAAGATTAGGATCCATTTGTCCGATTTGAACCATAAATGGCTCAATATAGGTATAAGCGGTAAAGTGTGCTGAAACGATAAGTACCGTTGTGGCATAAAGTCCAATGAGTAATGGACGTTTTGCCAAAATCGGTAGACTAGAAAGTGAGCCGGCATTTTTACTTGGTAGATTTGGTAATAAACGCATAATCAATATCATCACCACTACAGCTAATGCAGCAATGATTGCAAAAGTAATACGCCAGCCAACTAATTGACCAACTACACGTCCTAACGGTAAGCCCAAAATAGTTGCAAGGGATGTACCAATGGCGAGCATACCAATTGCTTGTGTTTTCTTATTCTTCGGTGCCACACGCATGACTAATGATGCTGTAATCGCCCAGAAGAGTGAATGCGCTACCGCAATACACATACGAGCAATAAGAAGAATCCAGTAATTCCAAGCGATGACCGAGATAATATGGCCGATAATAAAAATCACGAAAAGTTTCAGTAACAAACCTTTACGTTCCATATCACCTGTCGCGAGCATGGCGGGTAAAGACATAATCATGACAGTCCAAGCATAAACGGTCATCATTAACCCCACATCGGAGCTTTGCATATCAAAACTTTGTCCGATATCGGTGAGTAACGCAACGGGCACAAATTCTGTGGTATTAAAAATAAAAGCGGCGCAAGCCATGATAACTACGCGCCAAAATTGAGTTTTTTCTGCTTTTTGGTAAAACGACATTATTTTAATTTCTCTTTAATTAATTCCTTAAGTTGATGACGGAAATTTTTATCAATATTTAACTTGTATTGTGGTGCATAGCAGCTATCGAAAAAGCGAATAGGCAATGCCAGTTTTTTGTATTTTTCGTCAGTTGATCTTAAAGTTAAATTGACGTCGCATTGTACATTATCTAAATCAATGGCTCCAGAACCTTCACCTAAAAGTGCGGTTGTTTTTAAGCTTATTTTATCGACTTTGAGTAAGTGGTTTTCAAGCGAAAGATTTGACTCAAAACGCTCGTAAGGCGTATTCATATTTCTGCTTGCAGTTAAATCACTGTTGTAATTAATTGGTAAATACTGTGCCGCCATATCTAATAAATTCAATCCTAAAAGCTCTCCATCACGCGCATTAAAATCAAATTTCCCTTCGATTAATTCTGAGTTTGTAAAGGCTAATTGAGTGTTAAAATCACTCGTACCTGTCATGGTTTGCGGGAAATTAAGTAAAGCTAACAACTGCGTTAAAGGAAAATTTTTACCAGAAAAATTGACCGCACTTTTTTGTAGATAGCTATCAAATTTGAGTACGGCAAGACAATTTGTGGTACATCTAGGTTTAATGTAAGCAATGGCACGTTTCTGTGGCTTTGTTAAATCTGTATGAATTTCAATATAGCCCAGGTCTTGCTGATTGAATTGAACATCATCAAATTGAATAAGTGATTCACTTTCCCGACGGAGGGTAACATGACCTTTGATAAAACGAAAATTAAAGATTCTATTACTGCCATAAAGTGGTTTTGCTAGTTCAACAGTAATGAGAGTTGTTGTGCTAAATGGAATATCATCACTAGTAATATAATTAAGTGGGAAACCGTTGAAATGTACTTGAACATTTGCTGAGTTTTGTGCTTTTGGGGATAACTTGATATTTTGAGCAACTAATTCTTGTAGTTGAGCATTACCCAAAACTAATGATGGCAGAGAAAATTTTCCAGTTATTTTTTCAATACTTATTTGATTATGTTGAACTTTGTCAAAGGAAATATACGGCTCAGGGAAAATGCCCACATTAAACTCTTGGAAGGTAGTTTCATGCTGAGCTAGTGCGGTAGTAATCACTGTTTCCAGTTTTTGAATTCGTGCATAAAAAAAAGCAAAGATCGCAAACAGCACGATCAACAGGCTAATTGCGATCTTTTTCATTGATTAATCCTCATTAATTCGGCTAGCCACCGCATTTTGCTGATGTTTATATTTGGCATCTTTACGGCTAGTGTAAGGGCGCGCTGCCGGGCCGCTTAACACCTCAAAACTCAATGCTCCAATCACCATATTTGGACGCAATGCTAAAGGTAATTTGCCGGAGTTGTAGAATTCCAACACAATTTTGCCTTCCCAACCTGGATCGATACGATGTGCGGTTACATGTACCATTAAACCTAAACGAGCAAGTGAAGAGCGACCATCTAACCAACCGATAATATTGGCAGGGAGTTTCACTGACTCCAATGTGGTTGCTAACGCCAACATACCAGGGTGTAAGAAGAAGGCTTCATCATCACCGATAATAATTTCGTCACTCATCACTGATTCAAGTTGAGCAGAGACTTCTTCTTTCGGGCCACTTAAATCAATATAAGGTGCGGAATGTTCACGAAATACGCGAAATGAATTGCCTAAACGCACATCAATGGTTGCCCCATTGATTTTGTCATTTTCAGGACGAGGCGTTAAAGAAATAATGCCATCATCTAGATAGCGTTCGATATCGGTATCGCAAAGGCGCATGATTTTTCCTATTTTTCGTTTAATAAATGAAGAATTTGAGCTTTTAACATATTAATCGCAATACGGTTTTTACCGCCACGAGGAATTACGATATCCGCATATTGTTTTGATGGCTCAATAAATTGTAAGAACATTGGACGAACGGTTGCGCGGTATTGGTCAATAACAGATTGTAATGAACGACCACGTTCTTCCATATCACGTTGTAAACGGCGGATAAAACAAATGTCTGATGGCGTATCCACGAAGACAGAAATATCAGCTAATTGGCGAACTCGCTCATCAGTGAGCAATAAGATGCCTTCTAAAATGACAATTTTTTTCGGCGTGAAGTGTTTGGTTTCGCCTGTTCTGGTGTGATCAACATAACTATAGACAGGAATATCTACGGCGGTTCCATTTTTTAAGTCTTTTAAGTGTTGAATGAGTAAATCTCTATCCATTGAATTAGGGTGGTCATAGTTTGTTTTTATGCGCTCACTCATCTCTAAATGGCTTTGATCTTTATAGTAGCTGTCTTCAGCAATAATCCCAATTTCTTGGCATCCTAACTCGTTGCAAAGTTCTTTATGAACGGTAGAAGCGATGGAACTTTTGCCTGAAGCGGATGCACCCGTGATGGCGATGATAATACAAGATGAGTTTGACATGGAACGTCCTCAAAAACGGAAGGTAAAAATTACTGGGATTATAAAGAAAAATCAGCTTAAATTCACCTTTCTTTCTTTTTTTATTTTAATTTTTTAAATTTGTGAAGTACTTCACGGAAATTTTTTTCGTTTTCGCTTACGCTGTGCTCGTTTTTATTATTTCATCTGTGTTATTTATGAGGAGCTACAATGAAAATGAATAAAATTTCTCTCTCAATTTCAACCGCACTTTTAGCTGCTGGTTTCATGACATCATCTGCTGTTAATGCTCAAGGGCGTTTGGTGGTGTATTGTAGTGCGACCAACATTCTTTGTGAAACGACAACGAAAGCGTTTGGCGAAAAATATGATGTGAAAACCTCATTTATTCGCAATGGTTCAGGCAGTACTTTCGCAAAAGTTGAAGCAGAAAAAAATAACCCGCAAGCAGACGTATGGTTTGGTGGTACATTCGACCCTCAAGCACAAGCGGCTGAATTAGGCTTAATCGAACCTTATAAATCTAAACACATTGATGAAATCGTAGAACGTTTCCGTGATCCAGCGAAAACCAAAGGACATTATGTCTCTGCGATTTACATGGGTATCTTAGGTTTTGGTGTGAATACCGAGCGTTTAGCAAAATTAGGTATTAAAGAAGTACCAAAATGCTGGAAAGATTTAACTGATCCTCGCTTAAAAGGCGAAGTGCAAATTGCTGACCCACAAAGTGCAGGTACAGCTTACACTGCATTGGCAACTTTCGTTCAGCTTTGGGGCGAAGAAAAAGCCTTTGATTTCTTAAAAGCATTACATCCAAACGTATCTCAATACACCAAATCAGGTGTCACCCCGTCTCGTAATGCGGCACGTGGTGAAACTGCGGTAGGTATCGGTTTCTTACACGATTATGCACTTGAAAAACGTCAAGGTGCGCCGTTGGAATTAGTGGTGCCTTGCGAAGGTACTGGCTATGAATTAGGTGGCGTGAGTATCTTAAAAGGTGCGCGTAACATCGATAATGCAAAATTATTCGTGGATTGGGCATTATCTAAAGAAGGTCAAGAGTTAGCATGGAAACAAGGTGATTCTTTACAAATCTTAACCAACACCACAGCGGAACAATCGCCAACCGCGTTTGATCCAAGTAAACTTAATCTGATCAATTATGACTTTGAAAAATACGGTGCAACCGAACAACGCAAAGCCTTAATTGAAAAATGGGTTCAAGACGTTAAATTAGCGAAATAGTAGTTAAAGTGCGGTTGAAAAACATGAGATTTTTGACCGCACTTTTGCCATTTTAGCCCCACTAAATAGTTTTTACGTGGGTTTCTACGATGAGCGTATCAGCTCATCTTCTTTTATAAACACAGGAGTGAACCAATGAAAATGTCTAACGTTGCTTTAGCACTTTCTGGTGTTGTATTTGGTGGCGTGTTACTGAGCTCTCACGCATCAGCAGCAGAAGGCCGTTTAGTTGTTTATTGCAGTGCACAAAACACGATGTGCGAGCAAGAAACCATGGCTTTTGAGAAAAAATACGGTATTAAAACCAGTTTTATCCGTGGTGGCACAGGCACAATTTTAGCCAAAATTGATGCTGAGAAAGACAACCCTCAAGGGGATGTGTGGTATGGCGGTACGCTGGATCCTCATTCTCAAGCGGGTGAAATGGGCTTACTTGAAGCGTATAAGTCACCAAATCTCGCACAAATTCCTGAACAGTTTAGAGACCCTGCTAAAATTAAAGGCAACTATTCCTCCGCGATTTATCTCGGTGTATTAGGCTTCGGTATTAACCCAGAACGTTTGAAAAAGCTTAATTTACCGACACCAAAATGTTGGAAAGATCTAGCCGATCCTGCGTATCGTAATGAGATCCAAGCAGCCGATCCTCAAAGTTCAGGAACAGGTTATACTCAGTTAGCGACCTATATCCAACTTTGGGGTGAGGATGAAGCGTTCAAATATCTCAAAGAACTCAATAAAAACGTTTCCCAATATACTAAATCCGGTAACACCGCAACCCGTAATACAGCGCGTGGTGAAACCGCAATCGGAATTGGTTTTTTACATGAATATTCTTTAGAGAAAGCAAAAGGCGCACCGGTTGAATTAGTTGTACCTTGCGAAGGTACAGGCTATGAAATTGGTGGCGTGAGCATTATTAAAGGTGCAAGAAACCTTGAAAATGCGAAATTATTTGTGGATTGGGCGTTATCAAAAGAAGCGCAAGAGTTAACCTGGAAAAAAGGGGAAGCGTATTCTATTTTAACCAATAGCACTGCTGAGCAATCGCCTTATGCGCTCGATTTTAAATCCATCAATTTAATTAATTATGATTTTGACAAATACGGCTCAAGTGATTTACGTAAACGTTTGATCACAAAATGGGTTGATGATGTTAAATTAGCAAAATAATGATGTATACATAGCGAAATAATAGCTATTATATTATTTCGCTTTTTTTCTTTTATGCGAGGTTGTATGAACGCAAATAAACTTCCTATTATCCAATCCGCTAATTTTTGGATAATTCTTGCAGTGATTGCATTTCTTCTTCTGCCTTCCCATGCTTTAGATTATGGCTTGTTTGAAAGCACAAGCGATGAATACCTAGGTGCAATGGGGTGGTCTTCATTAAATATTACGGTATTATGGTTTTTACCGGTTCTTTTATACGGTTTGATGCCGCTTCTTAAATTACCGAAGGATACACAAGCGAAAGCAGAGCTTTATCTTGTTGCTGCGGCGGCATTGTTTATCTTTGTCAGTGCGACAATTTATAAAGTCAGCATGGGTTATTCTGTGATTGTATTAATCTCGAGTTTAACCGCATTGGCGACGTTTTCTTTCGCCAAATTAAAAGTGATGCAAGGGGATAAATTTATTATTGCCTCTTTACTTTGCATTATCTTATTAATTTTCTTCTTCATCGTTTATCCAACATTGGCTATCTTTGTTTCAATGTTCTATGACGGTGATACTTTTGCACCGCAACAAGTGATGCGAATTTTAACTCAAAGCTATATTGTACGTGTTATTAGTAACTCGCTATTCTTGTCTGGCTTTGTAGGAATCGTATCAACGATTTTCGGTTTGGCATTTGCGCTTTATACCACCCGTATTGCACGTAGAACGGCATTTATTGGTAAAATTTTCTCTATTTTACCAATCGTCACACCGCCATTCGTTGTGGGCTTAGGGGTAACATTAATGCTTGGCCGTTCTGGTTATGTGACAGAGTTCTTATCCACAACATTTGGATTTGAGAACCATAACTGGTTATACGGTTTCAACGGGATTGCCATTGCACAGATTCTTGCTTTTGCGCCGATTTCATTCATGATTTTAGATGGGGCATTAAAATCGGTTCATCCATCAATTGAAGAGGCGTCTTACACCTTACGTGCAAATCGTTACCAAACTTTCTTCAATATCATCTTCCCATTATTACGTCCGGCATTGGCAAACTCATTCTTAATCGTGTTTATCCAATCCTTAGCGGATTTTAGTAACCCATTAGTATTGGGCGGTAGCTTTGACGTCATCGCGACACAAATCTACTTCTATATCGCAGGCTCACAATTAGATTATGCTTCAGCAAGTACGTTAGGTTCGATGCTTTTAATCTTCTCATTAGCCGTATTTATCATCCAATATATTTGGATTGGTAACCGCTCTTATGTGACCGTTTCAGGTAAATCCTATCGTGGCGATGTACAAGATTTACCAACTGGTTTGAAATATACCATCATTTGTATGCTTGGTTTCTGGGTATTCTTTAACTTAGCGTTATACGGCAGTATTTTCTATGGTAGTTTCACTGTAAACTGGGGCGTGGATTATACTTTAACCTTCAAAAACTATGCGATGTTATTCGGACAAGGCTTAAGTGATGGGGCATGGCCATCATTGATTAATACCTTAATCTATGCAGGAATTGCCGCACCATTGACCGCACTTTTCGGTTTATTAATTGCATATATTGTGGTGCGTAAAGATTTCCAAGGTAAAAAATCTCTTGAGTTCTTAACTATGCTTTGTTTTGCGGTACCAGGAACCGTTGCAGGGGTATCTTATATTTTAGCCTTTAACAATGCGCCACTTTACATTACGGGTACCAGCATTATCGTGATCATCTCAATGGTCATGCGTGATTTACCAATCGGTATGCGAGCAGCGATTGCAGGTCTTGGTCAATTAGATAAATCACTCGATGAAGCATCTCTTTCTTTAAAAGGCAGCTCATGGAAAACCTTATGGTTTATCGTTTTACCATTGTTAAAACCAGCGTTACTTTCTGCATTGGTCACCAGCTTCGTTCGTGCGATGACTACCGTAAGTGCGATTATCTTCTTAGTCACTGCTGATACACGTGTGGCAACAGCCTATATTTTAAACCGTGTAGAAGATGGTGAATATGGTGTTGCTATCGCATACGGTTCAATTTTAATCATCGTGATGATGGCTATTATTTTATTCTTTGACTGGATTGTGGGTGATACCCGAATTTCCCGTTCTAAAGCGAAAAAAATGAATTAACTCGTTAAGTTGTAGGTAAATATTATGAGTAATAATGATTTCTTAGTATTAAAAAATATCACCAAATCTTTTGGTAAATCCACAGTCATTGATAATTTAGATTTAACCATTAAACGTGGCACCATGGTGACCTTATTAGGGCCATCTGGTTGTGGTAAAACCACTGTGTTACGTTTAGTGGCAGGCTTAGAAAACCCAACTTCAGGTCAAATTTTTATTGATGGTGAAGATGTAACCAAATCGTCTATTCAAAATCGTGATATTTGTATCGTATTCCAATCTTACGCATTGTTCCCGCATATGAGCATCGGTGATAACGTCGGTTATGGTTTACGTATGCAAGGCGTGGGTAAAGAAGAGCGCGCTAAACGTGTAAAAGAAGCGTTAGAATTGGTTGACTTAGCGGGGTTTGAAGATCGTTTTGTGGATCAAATTTCGGGTGGTCAACAACAACGTGTGGCATTAGCACGTGCGTTAGTATTAAAACCAAAAGTATTACTTTTTGATGAACCATTAAGTAACTTGGATGCAAACTTACGTCGTTCTATGCGTGAAAAAATCCGTGAATTACAACAAAGTTTAGGTATTACCTCACTTTATGTGACTCACGACCAAACTGAAGCATTTGCGGTATCCGATGAAGTTATCGTCATGAATAAAGGTAAAATCATGCAAAAAGCACCTGCAAAAGAGCTTTATTTGCGTCCAAACTCTTTATTCCTAGCAAACTTCATGGGCGAATCGAGTATCTTTGAAGCTAAATTGGAAAATAACACTATTGATGTTAATGGTTACAAATTACCATTAAGTAATGCCGCGCAATTTAATTTACCAGATGGCGAATGCTTAGTGGGCGTGCGTCCTGAAGCGATTTATTTAAAAGCCGAAGGTGAAGCTGCACAACAATGTGAAATCAAGAGTGCAGTCTATATGGGTAACCACTGGGAAGTGGTGGCAATTTGGGCAGGCAAAGAATTGCTCATTAACACCAAACCAGAAGACTTCAATGCTGATCTCAAACAAGCTTATGTGAACTTCTCTGAACAAGGTATTTTCTTGTTGAAGAAAGAGAAATAATATCAATTTAAGGGCGTATGGAAGCATACGCCTTTTCTTTTAAAATCCTTTCAAAATTGACCGCACTTTTCCGCTCATTTTTACTTTATCTAACAGAGCTGTATAATGTCTCGCTTTTGAATATAAATGATAGAAGGAGAAAGCTCATGATTAAAACCGATACCTTACCGCAATTTTTGCGTAACAAAGTGGCGGAAAATGATGCTTTTGGTCTTGTAGAGGGCTTGTGCCAATTATTACGTAGCAGCCCCACAGAAAAAATTTCGCCGACCTTGCATTTATTTAAGTTTATCTTAAAGAACGATAAAGAATTAGGCTATTCTGTTTCGAAATTATTATGCGGTTGGTTATGTGGTTTACGTCTTTATCCCTTGTTTATTAGCAGCGGAATTCTTACGCGTGGCGGTTTTGGACAAGAAATGAAAACGCGTATTTATGAGCGTTTTAACCCGTCTTTTAAAGATATTAATGATTTACGTGATATTTTTTATTTATTGTTCAGTGATAAAAATGATGCCCGCTGGATTGATGCCGTCCCATTAAAAACATGGCGAGGCGTATTTGGTGTTTTAACCCGTTATACAGAACAAAAAGATCGTGAGCGTTTAAAAAATCATATTGAAAGTGAAGGGCTATTTGCCATTGAAATGCTTTCAATTTGGATTGCCGCTGAAGATATGGATCCTGAGCTGATGCGAATGGAACCTTCTCTGTTGAATGCAGATTCGCCTTTTGTGGCTTTACACCATGAAGTGGTTGATTGGGTAGAGGCGCGTCGCCAATCAACGGTTTTTGATGATAGCCATTTACAGGTAATGTTTGATCAATGTAAGGCATTGATTATTGGCTTACAGAAACGTGGGGCGGTAGTGGGATCATCCTTAAATACGGCGTATTTATTGGAACGTCTTTCCCAGACTTTAGAACGATTAGAAACCTTGATGGCGATTTTTGTTTCAAATCGCTATTTGCCGCGTCGAATCTTATTATTAACCGGTTGTTTTGCTCGTGCAGCAGCAGAACGACATAGTATTTCGCGACTATGGAAACAAAGCTCAGGATTGATGGCTCGTAGTGTTACGCAGAATGCCGGCGATCATGGTGAGCATTACATTACTCGAGATAAAAAAGAGTATTGGGCAATGTTTTATTCTGCAGCGGGTGGTGGTGTATTAATTGCACTGATGGCGTTATTTAAAACCTATCTAGGTAGCATCATTGATGACAAAGTCTGGAAAGGGATTGCCGAAGGCTTAAATTACGGCTTAGGTTTTATGGTGATCTTTATGTTGCATTTCACAGTTGCAACCAAACAGCCAGCCATGACTGCAGCCCGTTTTGCTGAGGCTGTTGAGAAAACGCCTCAAGGTAAAACCGTCAATATGAAATTAGCCCAATTATTAGTGGATGTATTTCGTTCTCAAAGTATTGCTGTGCTAGGTAATGTGCTCATTGCGATGGGCTTAGCCGCATTGATTGCGTTTGGTTACCAATATAAAACGGGTGAGCCATTGATGAATGCCGATCAAATCGCGTATCAGTTGCATAGCATTGATCCTTTTGCAGGAACCTTATGGTTTGCCGCCATTGCGGGTGTATGGTTATTCTGCTCAGGGATTATTTCGGGCTATTTTGATAACCGCAGCAATTATTTGAATATGCGCATGCGTTTAGCCCAACATCCATTATTGAAAAAATTAATGTCTGAGAAATCTCGCGTTAAATTTGCTAATTATATGCATGAGAATTATGGCTCGCTTATCGGTAACCTTTGCTTTGGTATGCTGCTTGGTATTACCGGTGTGGTGGGTTACTTAACGCACCTTCCGTTAGATATTCGTCATGTGGCATTTTCATCTGCGAATGTGGGTTATATTGCAGTGAGCGGACAATTCACCTATTC
This portion of the Haemophilus parainfluenzae T3T1 genome encodes:
- a CDS encoding AsmA-like C-terminal region-containing protein, whose protein sequence is MKKIAISLLIVLFAIFAFFYARIQKLETVITTALAQHETTFQEFNVGIFPEPYISFDKVQHNQISIEKITGKFSLPSLVLGNAQLQELVAQNIKLSPKAQNSANVQVHFNGFPLNYITSDDIPFSTTTLITVELAKPLYGSNRIFNFRFIKGHVTLRRESESLIQFDDVQFNQQDLGYIEIHTDLTKPQKRAIAYIKPRCTTNCLAVLKFDSYLQKSAVNFSGKNFPLTQLLALLNFPQTMTGTSDFNTQLAFTNSELIEGKFDFNARDGELLGLNLLDMAAQYLPINYNSDLTASRNMNTPYERFESNLSLENHLLKVDKISLKTTALLGEGSGAIDLDNVQCDVNLTLRSTDEKYKKLALPIRFFDSCYAPQYKLNIDKNFRHQLKELIKEKLK
- a CDS encoding ABC transporter permease yields the protein MNANKLPIIQSANFWIILAVIAFLLLPSHALDYGLFESTSDEYLGAMGWSSLNITVLWFLPVLLYGLMPLLKLPKDTQAKAELYLVAAAALFIFVSATIYKVSMGYSVIVLISSLTALATFSFAKLKVMQGDKFIIASLLCIILLIFFFIVYPTLAIFVSMFYDGDTFAPQQVMRILTQSYIVRVISNSLFLSGFVGIVSTIFGLAFALYTTRIARRTAFIGKIFSILPIVTPPFVVGLGVTLMLGRSGYVTEFLSTTFGFENHNWLYGFNGIAIAQILAFAPISFMILDGALKSVHPSIEEASYTLRANRYQTFFNIIFPLLRPALANSFLIVFIQSLADFSNPLVLGGSFDVIATQIYFYIAGSQLDYASASTLGSMLLIFSLAVFIIQYIWIGNRSYVTVSGKSYRGDVQDLPTGLKYTIICMLGFWVFFNLALYGSIFYGSFTVNWGVDYTLTFKNYAMLFGQGLSDGAWPSLINTLIYAGIAAPLTALFGLLIAYIVVRKDFQGKKSLEFLTMLCFAVPGTVAGVSYILAFNNAPLYITGTSIIVIISMVMRDLPIGMRAAIAGLGQLDKSLDEASLSLKGSSWKTLWFIVLPLLKPALLSALVTSFVRAMTTVSAIIFLVTADTRVATAYILNRVEDGEYGVAIAYGSILIIVMMAIILFFDWIVGDTRISRSKAKKMN
- a CDS encoding ABC transporter substrate-binding protein codes for the protein MKMNKISLSISTALLAAGFMTSSAVNAQGRLVVYCSATNILCETTTKAFGEKYDVKTSFIRNGSGSTFAKVEAEKNNPQADVWFGGTFDPQAQAAELGLIEPYKSKHIDEIVERFRDPAKTKGHYVSAIYMGILGFGVNTERLAKLGIKEVPKCWKDLTDPRLKGEVQIADPQSAGTAYTALATFVQLWGEEKAFDFLKALHPNVSQYTKSGVTPSRNAARGETAVGIGFLHDYALEKRQGAPLELVVPCEGTGYELGGVSILKGARNIDNAKLFVDWALSKEGQELAWKQGDSLQILTNTTAEQSPTAFDPSKLNLINYDFEKYGATEQRKALIEKWVQDVKLAK
- a CDS encoding peptide ABC transporter ATP-binding protein, encoding MSNVAQENAPLLNAIGLKKYYPVKKGMFAKTQQVKALDGVSFSLERGKTLAVVGESGCGKSTLGRLLTMIEEPTEGELYYNGQNFLVNDHETKALRRQKIQIVFQNPYASLNPRKKIGTILEEPLVINTSLSAKERKEKVLSMMAKVGLRAEFYNRYPHMFSGGQRQRIAIARGLMLNPDVVVADEPVSALDVSVRAQVLNLMMDLQAELGLSYVFISHDLSVVEHIADEVMVMYLGRCVEMGTKAQIFNNPQHPYTQALLSATPRLSPELRRQRIKLKGELPSPINPPKGCAFNPRCWKATDKCRNEQPKLEKYPDGKLIACFHLD
- a CDS encoding ABC transporter substrate-binding protein: MKMSNVALALSGVVFGGVLLSSHASAAEGRLVVYCSAQNTMCEQETMAFEKKYGIKTSFIRGGTGTILAKIDAEKDNPQGDVWYGGTLDPHSQAGEMGLLEAYKSPNLAQIPEQFRDPAKIKGNYSSAIYLGVLGFGINPERLKKLNLPTPKCWKDLADPAYRNEIQAADPQSSGTGYTQLATYIQLWGEDEAFKYLKELNKNVSQYTKSGNTATRNTARGETAIGIGFLHEYSLEKAKGAPVELVVPCEGTGYEIGGVSIIKGARNLENAKLFVDWALSKEAQELTWKKGEAYSILTNSTAEQSPYALDFKSINLINYDFDKYGSSDLRKRLITKWVDDVKLAK
- a CDS encoding sugar transporter; its protein translation is MSFYQKAEKTQFWRVVIMACAAFIFNTTEFVPVALLTDIGQSFDMQSSDVGLMMTVYAWTVMIMSLPAMLATGDMERKGLLLKLFVIFIIGHIISVIAWNYWILLIARMCIAVAHSLFWAITASLVMRVAPKNKKTQAIGMLAIGTSLATILGLPLGRVVGQLVGWRITFAIIAALAVVVMILIMRLLPNLPSKNAGSLSSLPILAKRPLLIGLYATTVLIVSAHFTAYTYIEPFMVQIGQMDPNLTTMILLVFGISGVTASVIFNRLYRFGATQFIIHAILLLAISLGFMLTSAGYTATMFALAFVWGIGISCIGLALQMRVLQLAPDATDVASAIYSGIFNAGIGAGALFGNQITRHIGLEYIGFSGAALAMIALGIFVFFNFRYRTQNA
- the dcd gene encoding dCTP deaminase; the encoded protein is MRLCDTDIERYLDDGIISLTPRPENDKINGATIDVRLGNSFRVFREHSAPYIDLSGPKEEVSAQLESVMSDEIIIGDDEAFFLHPGMLALATTLESVKLPANIIGWLDGRSSLARLGLMVHVTAHRIDPGWEGKIVLEFYNSGKLPLALRPNMVIGALSFEVLSGPAARPYTSRKDAKYKHQQNAVASRINED
- the udk gene encoding uridine kinase, with translation MSNSSCIIIAITGASASGKSSIASTVHKELCNELGCQEIGIIAEDSYYKDQSHLEMSERIKTNYDHPNSMDRDLLIQHLKDLKNGTAVDIPVYSYVDHTRTGETKHFTPKKIVILEGILLLTDERVRQLADISVFVDTPSDICFIRRLQRDMEERGRSLQSVIDQYRATVRPMFLQFIEPSKQYADIVIPRGGKNRIAINMLKAQILHLLNEK